The nucleotide sequence AACCCGTGAAAGGTCCACACGGGCACGCTTGAAAGAAATATTCATTTAGAGCAACTTGGATTAAATTTCAGTTTGATCTGCAAATATTAAACTGGATACCTCAGCACTACAGACTGGTGAGTGCAGATATACTGGTTTTGGTTTTacagcaaaaaatgaaaaaaattattgtcttttccatttttattttttttaaataaaaggaaaaacagcacCATGGTCTGTTAAGATCAAGTCGCTcctcatttttaaattaaaaaaaaaaaaaaaatctgaatagaAATATCCGCAGTAAGGCAATTTGAGATAATctgattcaaatattttttgagaATGGGTTTTCAACAGAAAACTAAAAAttggtctttttatttttagcatttACAAATATATACTTTTTATTCTTCTGGtggaaattaaaaacaaaaattggagataatttttcatttttgttcttcTTTCCAACAAATATTACCCCTACGTACATTCctctaaaaatgtcatttttagttaTTAGCCCAAAAAAtcttcaaaaataataataaaaaaagcaatTAAATTTGAAGCAAACTATCAAAAGCAACCATCAAGGTAATGTATTACCCCAAAAGTACTATCTGCCAACTCATGGAATCTCATTGCCAAAGTCAATCTCCATCAACTCTGtttttgacctttgaccttgccAACAGCTATGAGGGGCTCAAGCCCAGGTTCAGGAGCAGGAACATAGaccagacggacagacagacggacacgGCTGACCTGACGCACGCAGACGGAACGACGGCCGGACGGTCTGATGCCAAGCGTCTCCACTGTCAATCTCACGGCACCGCTCCTCCTCCTGTTGCTATGGGCGACGCAGCCCGCCATGGCAACCAACTGGCTGTGAGTCGGACGCGCGCGGGAAGGCGGGCGGGAGGGGGGTTTGTTTGTCATGCTATAACGTTTCAAAGATAGTGACATGTCTCCCCATCCCTTTCAGTCGCTAGCCgcttttttctttgtcttcccACTGCTGACCTTTCCCTTTCCTTTCTCTTTGCCGTCAATGAGGCTTCTCTATCTTCTTTGCCCCCGCTTGTCCCCTTGTTTCCGctgcccaccccaaaaaaagccATGCAACTTGTTACCTCGTTCTTCTTTGCGGCGTACTCCTGAATTATGCCACCCTCTGGGCCCCCCCTGTGCGTCACTAGACCGCAAACGTGGCAAAAGTACTTAAGTAGGATTGTAAAAAGACTGCAATAAAAAGAGGAGTACTGATTTAAATCCTGTAAATAGTATTCAGAGATTTGCAAGATCAATGTTTGAGACTACTTTGTGCAACAATCTAGAGCTAGCTAGTTGTTTGGGGGCGTGGCTAAAATTAGCATAGCCTTTTATcagctaatgctaaatagcatCTATGTTGTGGTTTTGTGAGCCTttacttggtgacttcccaccaCTGCAAACCACCCTCTCTCCCTCCGCTCTGTGTCCTCAGCTCCCTGGCGAGGCTGCCTCGCTCCAGGCCCGTGTCCGGTGCTGCCCCATGTGCGCGGCTGAGGGGGCTGACTCCCGGGCAGGTGGGGGTGTGCAGGGCACGGGGGGAGGTCATGGAGTCTGTACGCAAGGCTGCAGAGATGGTCATAGAGGAGGTAGGATGCCATTTTACAACATCCCTCCCTCCATTTTCTATCGGGCTTGTCCTCATAACGGTCACAGGAGAACTGGACCTGGACTAGTTGCCATACAAGAACTACACTGCGAGACGTGTAAGGAACTGCCAAGGCGGCCCAGATATAAACGTTCCCCTTCTATTTGATATGGAATTAATTTTAAAACCTCAGAATTCATTTTATTTGACATTCAGGATGCTGAGATTTGTGGATTGACTAAAGTTTATGCGACTGTGATAAGCGTTGCTCATATTTTAAGTCTTTAAAACATGAAGGATGCTTGTAGCTGTCGTAAAGTGGAAGCAACTGCATTTAACGGCAGCCATTAGAATTGCTGCATTTTGCTATAGTGCCCTTACAAAGATAATTGGGACCGGTTTTGATTTGTCACTTTACGGTAACTATACGGTTATGGGCAACTCTAGTTCGAGGGCCGTGTTTCCTTGCTCCGTCACATCTGATTCAAAGGATCAAAGTCTCATAGGATGTGCGCCAAATAAATCATATCGTAATCATGTTTACACATCCACTCTAGTGTCAGCACCAATTCAGGAACCGCCGTTGGAACTGTTCCACCACCCCCCGAGGAATCAATGTTTTTGGCAGAGTCATGAATCAAGGtgtggccacagataaccaattcCATTTTGCGTTTGAATAATCACAAATTTCCTGTGTGTTTTGTTTACTCGCTAGTTTTTCTGGATGTTTTTAAACAGGCACTCGCGAGGCAGCCTTCGTGCACGCTCTGTCCTCGGCGGCTGTAGCGGTGGCCGTGACCCGGGCGTGTACGCGCGGGGAACTGGAGAGGTGTGGCTGTGACCGGAAGGTCAGAGGGGTGAGCCCCGAGGGTGAGCATGGATTCTGTTAGGTGGTGGTGGGGCAGGAAATTCTCAGTGACTCACATCCAAAGACATGCAAACACAGGACTGTCACTACAAAGTGTCACATTCCAGCGGCAATGTTGACATTGAAAGAAATTCTCCAAACTCTTCAGTATCATTGATATTGAATAACCAGTCACTGCCCAAGACTTGTTTTGATATCCATTCAAGCAAGTCTCTCTTAACCCTTGTGGATTGATCCACCCTGGTCAGCCCCTGACCTTCCAGCCTTGTTGTTCTCCGGCACAGGTCTCAAACgctaggcccgggggccagatacggcccaccacatcattttatgtggcccgcgaagacaaattatgcatcaaatttgtgtcattacaagaattgcaaattgttttcacttttaacaatatctttttttttttatatatatttgacgagtttttactcgtctgatttgaaaacgagttatttgtcagtttgttttgtagcttttactgtatacaattgaggtgctcatacatttatttgagatGACAGTCatcaatggccctccgaaagaagctatgactacaatgcggcctgcggaaaatatgagtttgacacccctgttctacGAGGACCTCCCTTGGACTTCTGTCCCCAACTACATGTTCCGTCTAAGCTTGTTTGCCTGGCTCTTTGGGGCCCTTCTACTATAGCAATGAAGCATGTGTTTCTGGTGAATTAGAGCTCTTCAAGACATACATAAGGACGATTTAGAAAAACCTAACACTTTTTTTGGCATGAGAGAAAACCGAAGTACCTAGAGAAACCCAATTAAAGCATGAATAAAGCAAATCCAAATCACAAACTGAAGAACTATTAAAGGCAGGTTAAGCTCACCAAGATAGcagatagaaaatatttgcaaaaaTGGCCTAATAGAATACAAAACTGTGGATCGGGAACAAACCAAGTCTCACTATCCTTTCTTTCCATCACAGGCTTCCAGTGGTCAGGCTGCAGTGATAACCTCTCCTACGGTGTCGCCTTTTCCCAAACATTTGTAGATGAACCGGAACGAGCCCGGGGCCtgtcggccggccgaccgctgaTGAACCTTCACAACAACGAGGCTGGTCGAAAGGTTGCTCATCACTTCTTCAGTTTTATTTCGCCCCAAGATCCAGTGTTCATTTTCAATGTTTCCTGTCTTCAGGCCATCCTTCACAACATGCAGGTGGAGTGCAAGTGTCACGGCGTGTCTGGCTCCTGCGAGCTGAGGACTTGCTGGAAAGTCATGCCGCCATTTCGGCGCGTCGGAATCGTGCTCAAGGAACGCTTCGACGGAGCCACAGAGGTACGCATGGTCACACATCAGTACATCAAATTAACATGGTGAATCACTCCATGTTGAACTGATCAAGAATCTTCAATTAACCTCTCAGATGTTCTTCCATTTTTGAGGTTTGGTTGGAAATAGAAAAAAGAATGACCCCGATTCCTCCGATAGGTCCGTTTGACTCGCATCGGATCCAGGACCGCTCTGCTCCCTCGTGACCCCCAGGTAAAACCCCCAGCTGCCAGAGACCTGGTGTACCTCGCACCGTCCCCAGACTTCTGCCACCTAGACCCTGACAACGGCATCCCTGGGACCGCGGGCAGGAGATGCAATGGcgagtgtttattttctccacaaATGAAAAACTGAAACCCAACGAACCTATTTATTGCAGGTTTCTCAACCCAGAATATAGCCTGCAAATTCACAGCTACTCATTCTCAGGATGAATGCTGTCAACAAAATCCAGATTATTAAAACCAAAATCTGACTTCTGCCCCCTCCCGCCCCCAGGAACGTCACGGTTGGCACCGGACGGCTGCGAGCTGGTGTGCTGCGGGCCGGGCTACAGAGCGGGCCGTGCCGAGGTGGTTCAGCGCTGCTCCTGCAAGTTCTCCTGGTGCTGCTCGGTCCGCTGCCAGCAGTGCAAGAACACGGTCACCATTCACACCTGCAGAGTTTGAAGCCGTCCCTACTGCCCCCTGATCATTGTCCCTATTAAAATAAACCTAACACCTTAGAAGAGAGACCCCCAATCACAGACCACTCCTCAACCACGGGATGAGGATAGGACTATTTCACCACTGATGACACATTTATCTCTTAACTTTTTACAACGAAGCAGTGAGGCTGCTCTGAATTCTCGCGTTCAAGCCGGCCCTCAAGCCTAATTAAAGCCCAAACTGGGTTCCATCGTTACTCCTTACGCGTTCGTAATACTGAAACCGACTAGCACAGACGTGCATGCACGCTAGTACGCTCATCACTCGCTCTGCAAAGTGGTTGACGCATTTATTTGATATCCTGGACATTCATGTACAACTTTTCTGCCAGCACTAGTAACGTAATTGTAGGGCAAGTCAGCGTTCGGGGACAATGGCCGTCTTAGTaatgatttttctttctttcactacCATATAACTGCACAGTAGGAAGACAACCTTGGCATTCTAGTCCAAAAACTAAATGACAACGACATGCTACTAGTGCTACAAGTGCTCAAAATTATATTCACATCTAGCTCTTCATTAGTAGTACGAGAACCATGACATGCAGTTTTGCCTTACATGTAGTTATCCTGCAAGTATAGCAAAgttgccaggaaaaaaaaaaaaagtcctaccAGTGAGGACAAAGCGTATACAGTACAAGTCTTCACAAGGATATGAACTAAATGTTCACTTTACTATAACGGCCCTAAACGCCATCTAATCATCTCCTACTGAACCGACAAAGCTTTCAAAGCTGACTGTAAGCGGCACTAACGGAAACGTTACAGCACTTAGTTGCATTCACAGTGTTCACGTCCTTTCCGACGCCATTTATTTATTGCACAGTGGAGACCTCGCTGCACTTTGGCCTCCAGCAGACACGTTTAAAACGCAGAGAATAACTTCTACTGACATTGGTGTCCGTCTGTCTTGCATTTCGCTCCCTCGCCTTGCATGGGTCGAGCTTGTGCGCGCAATCGCAGCGCTTTTAGCTTTGCTTGTGTCGTCTAATAAAAAGCAGTAGTTTTGTCCCACTACATTGTGAAGTGGTTCTTTGAACTGCTCACGTTTTCAGACATATCTTGGAAGTTTGGGGTTGGATTGAGCAACAAATGAACTTTGCTAAATGCTGTCCGTTAAACCATTTTATTACAAATATGTGATTACAAACTCCCACCAATTTACTAGCATCTTAATCGTTCAAGATTGAGATGGATGCAAAAGATTACAGCTTAATTTTTGTCGTTTTGCATTAACAATCACCCTGTTGGTAGTCTAGTGatgtcacaaacacacaaataaaaccaagtttcaaaatggaaaaaaaatgactgctaAAAAGGTCCCAAAATAAAGTCACATAAAATCAATGCAATATACACAAAAgaaagaataaaatataaattcttTAAGTCACCcgcagaagggaaaaaaagtgaaaatggcCTCCCCGCTAATCACCCCGTGTTTGAAAGGAAGAAGCGCTTACGGAGCACCGCCTTTGGAGTGTACGAAATAAATCTCGTGTGCTCATCATTCAAATCAGTCAGAAAAGATTTGAGAGTACCACTTTTGATTTGAGTTGCCCCTTTACATCATAACCAAAGTTTActacaaactattttttttgtctttttcactCCATCAAATTGGGGAAAAGCCCCAGAAGGCCATCAGAGTCAAAAGCAAATGacatcgcaaaaaaaaaaaaaaaaaatctcttttaagGGAGGTGAAGGGTTCCTGCCCCGTTTGTGGAGAATGCGACTATTGAAAAAGTTTCACCGATGAGGAGAAGACGACTGAGGCTACTCGCGTTTGCTGTACTGCACACTGACCTTTCACTCCCTTTGCTTCGTTCAACTCTTTATTTTTGAAGGCACACACAGCACAACCCCCGTTTAAGTCTCTTTGTACCTTCCCCATTGTCCTAATTGGCCACTGAACTCGATGtttccccccgcccccctccccaccacaaTGTTTTCTCGTATACCGTATGGTCTCTGACTGCCGCTCGTCTATAGCAGGACGCACTTCCTCTTGGTTTTGGTCTCGGGGGGCTCCAAGGCGGCCAGGATGGCCTCGTCAAACACGTTCTTGAGGCCTCGCTGGTTGACAAAACAAAAGCGAGTGGGCGTCACATGCGGATGCTGTCTGTCTGGAGATCCCAATTAAATGCTCCTTGCGAGAGCATTGCTATGCAAACATCTTCCTGTCCATGAAAATGTCTCAGAGCTCCAGTGTGTTTGCAACTTGTGCTCTTTAGCTAACACAGCACGAGCCTGGTTTCGGTGAGCAAGCGGCGCGTCATACCTGTGTGAGAGCAGAGCACTCGACGTATTTAACGGCTCTGAGTTCCCGGCCCAACTTCTCGGCGCTCTCGGGGTACAGGGGGCGTTGTTTGTTCTTGGCCAGCTTCTCAATGGTGTTGCTGTCCTCCCGCAGGTCCACCTGAGTTCCCACCAGCAAGAAAGGCGTGCGTGGGCAGTGGTGGGAAATCTCAGGAACCCACTGAAGAGGGAGCGGGGAAACATGTTAAATTTGATACTcaggaatatgtcaaaattacTAAATAGGTTGGACAGATTAATTATGATGGCAAAGTTCACTATGAAGTCAAAGTTGAAGCCTAATAACTGACCTTCTccttgacattttcaaatgatgatGGGGACACGACAGAGAAGCAGACAAGGAACACGTCTGTCTGTGGGTAGCTGAGAGGACGCAGCCTGTCATAGTCCTCCTGACCTGAGCGCACGGGAAAAACAAGGATGCTATTGTAATGTGGTCAGCGAGTGACAAATGCAGTTAAAATTCCTTACCTGCTGTGTCAAAAAGGCCTAGTGTGTAAGGCTCGCCCCCGATCATCACAGTCACTGCATAGTTGTCAAAAACCttgcacagtaaaaaaaaaaaaaaaaaaagagagagatgaTTGCTCATTTCCCCTCAAACAAAGACATCAAAAAAATTTGATTTCCTAAAAAAGCTAATCTTACCGTAGGCACATATTCTGAGGGGAACTTGTTGGTCGTGTAGGAGATGAGTAAGCAGGTCTTTCCTACCGCACCATCCCCGACAACTACACATTTTATAGTCTGCATCTAATGACACAAGaaagaaacaataaaatattatatGAGAGCAGACATGGTTGCCACAGAATACATTTTCTTATGACCTGAGCAAGACATGAAGTTGACAAAAGTGTCAATCTGTTTATGCCAGGGCCATCTTATCAGCATTCCATgacgatgttttttttaatgccacaACTAGAACACTAAAGACTGTAATCCCAAACTTTAGTAGGTTTTGACACTTTTTGGGAAAATATACAGTACAAATATAGCCCACTGATAATTTGCTGCCTACACTAAATCATAATGCCACCAGATACGCTTATTTTAAGATGAAGGCAAAACAGGAAGGAAGATTGAGTAAGGGTTGCTGTCTTATTGCGTGCGGCTTTTAAGTCCATACATAATAGAAAGTTAAGCTCTTCCTATATCAGAAACCTCACACTTGCTTGTCACATTATCCTCGTGTCCAAGCATTAAAGTGGGCAATTGAACACCGCGAATATAAACATTAACCTAATGTCGAAGTGAGTTTAAAGGTATAAATTGTCATACAGATATCGTATTAGGGACTTCTCTGAAACTTGATTGCGGGTGAACGTTTTAATTtataaggcaattgtgttttccCCCCCTCCTGCTCAGAGCGTTTGTTTGGAACTGATTTGAGGCTCGTCGTGCCAGACTTGTTAATACATGTACAAGCGCAAAAAAAATTGACGACAGCGGTTCACTTCCGCAAAGGCCACATT is from Syngnathus scovelli strain Florida chromosome 9, RoL_Ssco_1.2, whole genome shotgun sequence and encodes:
- the wnt4b gene encoding wingless-type MMTV integration site family, member 4b isoform X2, with the protein product MPSVSTVNLTAPLLLLLLWATQPAMATNWLSLARLPRSRPVSGAAPCARLRGLTPGQVGVCRARGEVMESVRKAAEMVIEECQHQFRNRRWNCSTTPRGINVFGRVMNQGTREAAFVHALSSAAVAVAVTRACTRGELERCGCDRKVRGVSPEGFQWSGCSDNLSYGVAFSQTFVDEPERARGLSAGRPLMNLHNNEAGRKAILHNMQVECKCHGVSGSCELRTCWKVMPPFRRVGIVLKERFDGATEVRLTRIGSRTALLPRDPQVKPPAARDLVYLAPSPDFCHLDPDNGIPGTAGRRCNGTSRLAPDGCELVCCGPGYRAGRAEVVQRCSCKFSWCCSVRCQQCKNTVTIHTCRV
- the wnt4b gene encoding wingless-type MMTV integration site family, member 4b isoform X1, with protein sequence MPSVSTVNLTAPLLLLLLWATQPAMATNWLSLARLPRSRPVSGAAPCARLRGLTPGQVGVCRARGEVMESVRKAAEMVIEECQHQFRNRRWNCSTTPRGINVFGRVMNQGTREAAFVHALSSAAVAVAVTRACTRGELERCGCDRKVRGVSPEGFQWSGCSDNLSYGVAFSQTFVDEPERARGLSAGRPLMNLHNNEAGRKVAHHFFSFISPQDPVFIFNVSCLQAILHNMQVECKCHGVSGSCELRTCWKVMPPFRRVGIVLKERFDGATEVRLTRIGSRTALLPRDPQVKPPAARDLVYLAPSPDFCHLDPDNGIPGTAGRRCNGTSRLAPDGCELVCCGPGYRAGRAEVVQRCSCKFSWCCSVRCQQCKNTVTIHTCRV
- the cdc42l gene encoding cell division cycle 42, like, whose product is MQTIKCVVVGDGAVGKTCLLISYTTNKFPSEYVPTVFDNYAVTVMIGGEPYTLGLFDTAGQEDYDRLRPLSYPQTDVFLVCFSVVSPSSFENVKEKWVPEISHHCPRTPFLLVGTQVDLREDSNTIEKLAKNKQRPLYPESAEKLGRELRAVKYVECSALTQRGLKNVFDEAILAALEPPETKTKRKCVLL